From Triticum aestivum cultivar Chinese Spring chromosome 4A, IWGSC CS RefSeq v2.1, whole genome shotgun sequence, a single genomic window includes:
- the LOC123082120 gene encoding uncharacterized protein, with product MAGQKKPADQQNKRQRVSENAESSNKKFSIKEVVGSGVTGTWPLASPSPVAKAKPIAVVKPTAATVAVTGPVATMAPASAAPSPLAKAKPTAATVTVTGPVATMAPAAPSPVALKTPTPAPPSLVVTMAPAPAAPSPMATMAPAQVAPSPVATKTPPPAEPSAVATMAPAQVVPSQVDTKTPALAEPSAVSTKTPTLAATATLAAVVNPPATVKHEPEDGGVLELDEQVTAAMVAVAPAEEEAVILEVKKKWFHCAACPAPLKRPIFMCGNGHVVCCACGGGGNGNGDGGANKHCDLCGRATAYTHIPYMDGLVDAYQVPCPYRNFGCARSIAYHSAADHSAKCAHAPCYCFECAFQGSPASLLRHLTEESGRHCWPMEKIKYETCRPLVVPASEHRLLLVAEEDGRVFLLAVGAGRGAAGVRPVNIVCVRGNVDADARPVYTGVLWVDGPPAGAGHLRSSLQLKGDVANCGVPGEVDMEHGRLHAHVNPEMLHGESKEIHLRICITKFW from the exons TTGGTTCGGGGGTCACCGGGACGTGGCCGTTGGCATCGCCCAGTCCAGTTGCCAAGGCGAAGCCAATCGCGGTGGTGAAGCCAACGGCCGCTACGGTGGCAGTAACCGGTCCAGTGGCCACCATGGCACCGGCATCGGCAGCGCCCAGTCCGCTTGCCAAGGCGAAGCCAACGGCCGCTACGGTGACAGTAACCGGTCCAGTGGCCACCATGGCACCGGCGGCGCCCAGTCCGGTTGCCTTGaagacgcctacgccggcgccGCCCAGTCTAGTGGTCACCATGGCACCGGCACCAGCAGCGCCCAGTCCAATGGCCACCATGGCACCGGCGCAGGTGGCGCCCAGTCCGGTGGCTACGAAGACGCCGCCGCCGGCGGAGCCCAGTGCAGTGGCCACCATGGCACCGGCACAGGTGGTGCCCAGTCAGGTGGACACGAAGACGCCGGCGCTAGCGGAGCCCAGTGCAGTGTCAACGAAGACGCCGACGCTGGCGGCTACGGCGACGCTGGCCGCCGTGGTGAACCCACCGGCCACGGTGAAGCATGAGCCGGAAGACGGAGGCGTGCTCGAACTCGATGAACAAGTAACAGCAGCCATGGTAGCTGTGGCACCAGCGGAAGAGGAGGCCGTCATCTTAGAGGTGAAGAAGAAATGGTTTCACTGCGCCGCGTGCCCTGCTCCCCTCAAGCGTCCCATATTCATG TGCGGGAATGGACACGTCGTGTGCTgcgcctgcggcggcggcggcaatggcAATGGCGACGGCGGAGCGAACAAGCACTGTGATTTGTGCGGCCGCGCCACCGCCtacacccacatcccctacatggacggcctggtcgacgCCTACCAGGTGCCGTGCCCCTACAGGAATTTCGGCTGCGCGAGGTCCATCGCCTACCATTCGGCCGCGGACCACTCGGCCAAGTGCGCGCACGCGCCCTGCTACTGCTTCGAGTGCGCGTTCCAGGGCTCGCCGGCAAGCCTCTTGCGCCACCTCACGGAGGAGTCCGGCCGGCATTGTTGGCCCATGGAGAAGATCAAGTACGAGACCTGCCGCCCGCTCGTCGTGCCGGCGTCGGAGCACCGCCTTCTGCTAgtggcggaggaggacggccgcgtgtTCCTCCTGGCAGTGGGCGCGGGGAGGGGCGCCGCCGGCGTCCGCCCCGTCAACATCGTGTGCGTCAGGGGCAATGTCGATGCCGACGCGAGGCCGGTGTACACAGGCGTGCTCTGGGTGGATGGTCCTCCGGCCGGCGCAGGCCACCTCAGGAGCAGCCTCCAGCTGAAAGGCGACGTGGCGAACTGCGGAGTCCCCGGCGAGGTGGACATGGAGCACGGGCGCCTCCATGCGCATGTCAATCCGGAGATGCTGCACGGGGAGTCCAAAGAGATTCATCTGCGCATTTGCATTACCAAGTTCTGGTGA